The Bacillaceae bacterium S4-13-56 region TGTTGAGTCTAGGATGGCAAACAGGATAGTAGGTGCTGTAACGGCGTAAGCAGATAATACCCATAGCTTTTTGTAATCTAATGTTTTACTTTGATAACGTGCAATTAGTAATCCAAGTAATCCTAAAAAGGAGATGCCGATAAACTTTAAAGCTGTTGTAAACAAATAGACACCGATTGAAATGATTATGATTGCAACAACTTTAATGCTTTGAAGCGAATCAACGAGATCTTGAATTTCATTTTTTGAAATATTTTCGATAGCCGCGGCTTTATATGAAATTTGGAAGGGTTCATTATCAGCTAGAAAAACCATTTCATTTGCTAAAAGGGCAACACCTTCTATACTTTCATCTATGAATTCCTCACTAGTAGTTTCCCCTGTGTCATCAATAATAAAAGTTGAACCGTTTTGTTCTACTTTGGAAGGTTCCCCCTCAATAACAAGTCTGTTATTTTCTATTTCGAAATCCGGCCAGCCATTCAAGGTTGTATCTACAGAGTTCATCATATTATTTATAGATACGCCAAAACTAATTGCAAATGGAAATGTAGCAATTGCCATCATGAAAAAAACATAGCCAATCGTTTTTCCGATTTTTTGAAAACGGAAGGCAGATAACATTTTAAAATCATAAAAACTCTTAACGAATTGAGTAAAAATATTCATATATAATTTATGTTCCTTTCTTTTTTCGTCTCAATTCTATCTTAGCTAAATTATCTTAGCTATACAAGTAGAGTTACTTAATCCAAAAGTTAATGTGTAATATTGGGTATGAAGCCTTGAAAATGGAACAATAAGACAAGAAAGAAAAATTAATTCATTTTTTGATAAATGAAATATTAATACTATGTAAATTTGTGACGAAAAATCTTTACAAAATGTTTATATTTCATTAATAATGAAAAAGGCAAATGAATTCATATTTTTATCATAGGGGGGGATGAACATCCGTGGAAGAATTAAATGTCCAACAATTAATATTTGAATTTATAGGTGGTTTAGGAATATTTCTCTTTGGTATCAAGTATATGGGAGATGGCCTTCAAAAATCCGCTGGAGATCGCTTAAGAGATATTCTTGACCGTTTTACATCAAACCCACTTATGGGAGTTATTGCAGGTATACTTGTTACAATCTTAATTCAAAGTAGTTCAGGGACTACTGTTTTAACGGTTGGTTTAGTTAGCGCCGGCTTCATGACACTTAGACAAGCTATTGGTGTTATTATGGGTGCAAACATTGGGACTACAGTTACAGCATTCATTATCGGTATCAAACTTGAAGATTATGCTTTACCTATTTTAGCGTTGGGAGCTTTCTTGATATTTTTCTTTAAAAGAAAGAATATTACCTATATCGGTCAAACCCTTTTTGGATTTGGAGCTTTATTTTTTGGTTTATCTCTTATGGGGGACGGAATGGAGCCATTAAGATCATTGGAAGCATTCCAAGACCTTACGGTTTCTATGAGTCATAATCCTATTCTTGGTGCAGCTGTCGGCGCGATATTTACTGTTATTGTCCAAAGCTCAAGTGCAACTGTTGGGATTCTGCAGGAGTTATATTCCCAAGGTGCTATGACACTTGATGCAGCTTTGCCAGTTCTTTTTGGAGATAATATTGGAACAACTATAACAGCTGTTTTAGCTTCTATTGGTGCGACTGTGGCAGCGAGACGCGCTGCATTAACCCATGTTCTTTTTAATGTAATTGGAGCATCCATTTTTATTATTGGAATCAGACTTTATACACCGTTTATTGCCAACTTAAGTGCATCTCTAGATTTAAATGAAAAGATGACAATAGCCTTTGCACACGGTATTTTTAATGTGACTAATACAATTATTCAGCTGCCTTTCATTGGTTTGTTAGCAGCTATTGTGATCAAACTAATTCCTAGTACTGAAGAAGAAATTGAATACAAGCCTAAAAATTTAGATCCAATTTTTATCGAGCAATCACCTGCCTTGGCCTTAGAACAAGCTAAGAAAGAAGTTTCTCGTATGGGTGAATTTGCGATGAAAGGTTTGGAAGAAACAAGCTACTATCTCAATAATTTTCAAAAGAAGCATGCTGATATGGCTCTCTCACTAGAAGATGCTATTAATAATTTAGATCGTAAAATTACAGATTATCTTGTCCGAATTTCTTCGGCTAATCTATCGGAGCAAGATAGTGTGAAACACTCTGCTCTAATGGATTCAGTTCGTGATATTGAACGAATTGGGGATCATTTTGAAAACATAATTGAGCTTGTAGAGTATAAAATCACTAATAAATTAGTACTTACCGAACAAGCCCAAAATGATTTGAATGATATGATTAACCTAGCCCAAATCACAGTAAAACAGGCGTTAAATGCCTTAGACAATATGGATCGACAAGAAGCTCTTGCTGTTGTTGAAAAAGAAAATCAAATTGACCAGATGGAAAGAACTCTTCGAAAGAAACATATTATCCGCTTAAATGAGGGGATATGTGTGGGGGCAGCTGGTATTGTATTTGTTGATATAGTGAGTAATCTTGAGCGAATTGGTGACCATGCATTAAATATTGCAGAAGAAGTGCTGGGCAAGAAAGGTTGATTTGGAAATGGGGGACGATTTTAATAATTGGCACCCCATTTCTCTTGATTAACCTCTTGATATGCAGGACAGTCCGTGCTATTATTATTTGTGTTGCCACGAGCTACGATCGATACATCTATGAAAATGCTACGAGTTTTTTCCCCATGCATCTAGCACCCATGAAGAGCTAGAAGAGAAAGGGAAACAATAGAGCGATACATCCAGTATAAGCTGCTAGTTGTCCCAACACATAAAATTCCATTGAATGCGAGGAAAGAGAAGTGGGACAAGCGAAAAATATTTCATTATATTGTTGACAATATAACAGTAACATGCTATATTATAACCTGTCGCTTCGAGATGAATGAGTTTTTTGGCGGTGTAGCTCAGCTGGCTAGAGCGTACGGTTCATACCCGTGAGGTCGGGGGTTCGATCCCCTCCGCCGCTACCATTATATCAATATT contains the following coding sequences:
- a CDS encoding DUF1189 domain-containing protein — its product is MNIFTQFVKSFYDFKMLSAFRFQKIGKTIGYVFFMMAIATFPFAISFGVSINNMMNSVDTTLNGWPDFEIENNRLVIEGEPSKVEQNGSTFIIDDTGETTSEEFIDESIEGVALLANEMVFLADNEPFQISYKAAAIENISKNEIQDLVDSLQSIKVVAIIIISIGVYLFTTALKFIGISFLGLLGLLIARYQSKTLDYKKLWVLSAYAVTAPTILFAILDSTKVIIPFGFWIYWILSILLLHFIIKKIPTPKRQEETTM
- a CDS encoding Na/Pi cotransporter family protein, with protein sequence MEELNVQQLIFEFIGGLGIFLFGIKYMGDGLQKSAGDRLRDILDRFTSNPLMGVIAGILVTILIQSSSGTTVLTVGLVSAGFMTLRQAIGVIMGANIGTTVTAFIIGIKLEDYALPILALGAFLIFFFKRKNITYIGQTLFGFGALFFGLSLMGDGMEPLRSLEAFQDLTVSMSHNPILGAAVGAIFTVIVQSSSATVGILQELYSQGAMTLDAALPVLFGDNIGTTITAVLASIGATVAARRAALTHVLFNVIGASIFIIGIRLYTPFIANLSASLDLNEKMTIAFAHGIFNVTNTIIQLPFIGLLAAIVIKLIPSTEEEIEYKPKNLDPIFIEQSPALALEQAKKEVSRMGEFAMKGLEETSYYLNNFQKKHADMALSLEDAINNLDRKITDYLVRISSANLSEQDSVKHSALMDSVRDIERIGDHFENIIELVEYKITNKLVLTEQAQNDLNDMINLAQITVKQALNALDNMDRQEALAVVEKENQIDQMERTLRKKHIIRLNEGICVGAAGIVFVDIVSNLERIGDHALNIAEEVLGKKG